In Pseudodesulfovibrio sp. JC047, a genomic segment contains:
- a CDS encoding CreA family protein, with amino-acid sequence MLAFLVCMVVPAPVSSETIGMVDTVFHMFSRDDDIVVEAFDDPDIPGVTCYLSRARKGGVKGMIGVAEDPSDASIECVCTGDITVPEKIRSGKMNGKRVFKKGTSLVFKSMQVVRFYDKKRNVIVYMVYSDRMVEGSPKNSITVVKVQ; translated from the coding sequence GGTGGTACCCGCTCCGGTGTCTTCGGAAACCATCGGCATGGTGGACACTGTTTTTCATATGTTTTCCCGCGATGACGACATCGTGGTCGAGGCCTTTGACGACCCGGACATTCCGGGAGTCACCTGTTACCTGAGCCGCGCCCGCAAAGGGGGCGTCAAAGGGATGATAGGTGTGGCGGAAGATCCATCTGACGCCTCGATCGAATGTGTCTGCACCGGTGACATCACCGTGCCCGAAAAAATCCGAAGTGGTAAGATGAACGGAAAGAGGGTCTTCAAGAAAGGCACTTCGCTGGTCTTCAAATCCATGCAGGTCGTCCGTTTTTATGACAAAAAACGAAACGTCATCGTCTACATGGTCTACAGTGATCGGATGGTTGAAGGATCACCAAAAAACAGCATCACTGTGGTTAAAGTGCAATAA
- a CDS encoding Nif11-like leader peptide family natural product precursor, with amino-acid sequence MSEDEVTRLVNDVMSNPTLVDEAKGIKDQAGMAEFVAAKGYSLTDDELSQLWTMAVNYMGVQG; translated from the coding sequence GTGAGTGAAGATGAAGTAACACGCCTGGTGAATGACGTGATGTCCAACCCGACTTTGGTCGATGAAGCCAAGGGAATCAAGGATCAGGCTGGAATGGCAGAATTCGTGGCAGCCAAGGGATACTCCCTGACGGACGATGAACTCAGCCAGCTCTGGACCATGGCCGTCAATTACATGGGCGTGCAGGGATAA